In a single window of the Drosophila albomicans strain 15112-1751.03 chromosome 3, ASM965048v2, whole genome shotgun sequence genome:
- the LOC117569526 gene encoding tyrosine 3-monooxygenase translates to MMAVAAAQKNREMFAIKKSYSIENGYPSRRRSLVDDARFESLVVKQTKQTVLEEARNKANDASLEECIQQAKGEHVPAEQNVELQDEQPNLDNLELAVEDEYVSVENIETEAAIENSAEQPADDDEKPKNDYGLTEDEIVLANAASESPEAEAAIQSAALVVRLKEGISSLGRILKAIETFHGTVQHVESRQSRIEGVDHDVLIKLDMTRGNLLQLIRSLRQSGSFSSMNLLAENNISVKAPWFPKHASELDNCNHLMTKYEPDLDMNHPGFADKVYRQRRKEIAEIAFAFKYGDPIPHINYTDVEVKTWRSVFRTVQDLAPKHACAEYRAAFQKLQDEQIFVDHRLPQLQEMSDFLRKNTGFSLRPAAGLLTARDFLASLAFRIFQSTQYVRHVNSPYHTPEPDTIHELLGHMPLLADPSFAQFSQEIGLASLGASDEEIEKLSTVYWFTVEFGLCKEHGQVKAYGAGLLSAYGELLHAISDKCEHRAFEPAATAVQPYQDQEYQPIYYVAESFEDAKDKFRRWVSTMSRPFEVRFNPHTERVEILDSVDKLETLVHQMNTEILHLTNAIQKLRRPF, encoded by the exons ATGATGGCCGTAGCAGCTGCCCAAAAGAACCGCGAAATGTTCGCCATTAAGAAGTCCTACAGTATTGAG AATGGTTATCCATCCCGTCGCCGCAGTCTTGTCGATGATGCACGCTTCGAGAGCCTGGTGGTCAAGCAGACCAAACAAACTGTGCTCGAGGAGGCGCGCAACAAGGCAAATG ATGCCTCGCTGGAGGAGTGCATTCAGCAGGCGAAGGGCGAGCATGTGCCCGCCGAGCAAAATGTCGAGCTGCAGGACGAGCAGCCCAACTTGGACAACTTGGAGTTGGCCGTTGAGGATGAATATGTTTCAG tcgaaaatattgaaactGAAGCAGCAATTGAAAACAGCGCTGAGCAGCCagccgatgatgatgaaaagCCCAAGAACg ATTATGGCCTCACCGAGGACGAGATTGTCTTGGCCAACGCCGCCTCCGAGTCCCCCGAGGCTGAGGCTGCCATTCAGAGCGCCGCTTTGGTTGTGCGCCTCAAGGAGGGCATCTCATCGCTGGGCCGCATCCTCAAGGCCATCGAGACATTCCACGGCACCGTGCAGCATGTGGAGTCGCGTCAATCGCGCATCGAAGGCGTCGATCACGATGTGCTCATCAAGCTCGACATGACCCGTGGCAATCTGTTGCAACTGATTCGCTCGCTGCGCCAATCGGGCTCCTTCAGCAGCATGAATCTGCTGGCCGAGAACAACATCAGCGTGAAGGCCCCATGGTTCCCCAAGCATGCCTCCGAGCTGGACAACTGCAACCATCTGATGACCAAGTACGAACCCGATTTGGACATGAACCATCCCGGATTCGCCGACAAGGTTTACCGTCAGCGTCGCAAGGAGATTGCCGAGATTGCTTTCGCTTTCAAGTACGGAGATCCAATTCCTCACATCAACTACACCGATGTGGAGGTCAAGACCTGGCGTTCGGTCTTCCGCACCGTTCAGGATTTGGCCCCCAAGCATGCTTGCGCCGAGTATCGTGCCGCCTTCCAGAAGCTCCAGGATGAACAGATCTTCGTCGATCATCGTCTGCCCCAGCTCCAGGAAATGTCCGACTTCTTGCGCAAGAACACTGGCTTCTCACTGCGCCCAGCTGCTGGTCTGTTGACCGCTCGCGATTTCCTCGCCTCGCTGGCTTTCCGCATTTTCCAGAGCACACAGTATGTGCGTCACGTCAACTCACCATACCACACACCCGAGCC CGATACCATCCACGAGCTCTTGGGTCACATGCCGCTGCTGGCCGATCCCAGCTTCGCCCAGTTCTCACAGGAGATTGGTCTGGCCTCGCTGGGTGCCTCCGATGAAGAAATCGAGAAGCTCTCCACG gTCTACTGGTTCACTGTTGAGTTCGGTCTCTGCAAGGAACACGGTCAGGTCAAGGCCTACGGTGCTGGTCTGTTGAGCGCCTACGGCGAGCTGTTGCATGCCATCAGCGACAAGTGCGAGCATCGCGCCTTTGAGCCCGCTGCCACCGCTGTGCAGCCGTATCAGGATCAGGAATATCAGCCCATCTACTATGTGGCCGAGAGTTTCGAGGATGCCAAGGATAAGTTCCGTCGCTGGGTCAGCACCATGTCGCGTCCCTTCGAGGTGCGCTTCAATCCACACACCGAACGCGTCGAGATCTTGGATTCGGTCGATAAACTGGAGACACTTGTCCATCAGATGAACACTGAAATTCTGCATCTCACCAATGCTATTCAGAAGCTGCGGCGTCCATTCTAA